In Trachemys scripta elegans isolate TJP31775 chromosome 10, CAS_Tse_1.0, whole genome shotgun sequence, the sequence agcgctgccagcttttctgccgccctaggcggcggaaggtcccaccccgaaatgctgcctcccacagaggcagcagaatgTCCCGCCTTTGAAATACTGCCGCGGTTGCCGcctcccaaattgtagcgccctaggcgaccgcctaggacATTTGAGTACTGAGCAGCAGGCTACAATTTGGTTAATTAGGAAACACCTTCAGTGGGGGTTACACAGCGCTGCATAGGGGAGAATAACCAGGGATACCCAGCAGGCGAGGACCTATTTGATGTGCCAGCCCCCTGGCGCCAGGGTAGCCCCACATGGAAGTTAAGGAATCTACAGCCAGCTGGTACCTTAGACCCAAGGCAGGGCTCCCCAGCCACGTGTCCTGGCTGTGCAGCTGGTCCCCCACTGCAGTGGGGACGGACACTGCTGGCTGCAGACTGCCCCGACCACGCCCcgagggagcccagctgagctTTACCAGCTGACTCAGCAGGGCTACGCCATGCGCACTAGAATCTCTGTCTCGGGGGCATGGAGCTACTGCGCATGCGCAATGCTCCTGCTCGGCTCGGGCATACGCCTGCGCACTGGGCGTCCTTTGGCCGGCCGGGCTGCGCAGCCGCTCTGTGCCTCGGCGTCCCAAGATGGCGGCCAGGTGCTCCTCACGCTGGCTGAGCGCGGTGGCCGGGAGGAGCCGGGGCCTCGGCGGGGACACGCGGCTGCTGGTGGTGTGGCTGGGCCGGCGGCTGAGTGCGGCCCCCGCCGCCTTCCCGCCCCGCGCTGGGTCAGGGAGCCGCTTCCTGACACTGAACGGCGGGCTGAGCCCCGCgggtgagtggggggcggggagttgGGAACCCCGTGCCTGGGCGGCGAGGCCCGGGCGATGAGGAGGGTGAGGGGTCAGGGAACCCACggtgggggggctgtgcctgGGGGCTGGGGGTGATTGGGGGGAGAGGCGTGAAAGGTCCCGGGCCTGGGGCATGTCTCACAGAGCGGGGTTTTTGTGACCCAGCGATGCTGGGGACAGGTGGGAGGTGTTGGAGGAAAGTGGGTTCCCTTGTCTGTGTGCCGGGATGGGGTGCGGGTACTTGATGGCCATGGCCCTGGAGGCATGCTCGGGTTGCCAGCCCAGCGACTGGACCCTGTCTCCTTGAAAGAGCTGTGATCCTTCTATTCCTTACATATGGGTTCTGGGGTGCCCATCACCCTGGCCCTTGGGCTGTGTTCTGtgaggtgcagggccggctccaggcaccagtgcagcaagcaggtgcttggggcggccaaggggaaggggcggcacatccggctcttcggcagcaatttggcggcgggtcccttggtccctcgcttggggtggcaaaaaccctggagcctaTCCGGGTGGGGTGTAAAGGTGGAGTTATTAGCTTTCCAACAAGGGAAGCAGATTTGGTTCCCTCTCTAGTGAGGGGAAAGCTGGCcattgtgctgagcactcagcttTCACCTTCATCCTAAGTCTGGCAATTCGCTGCATCTTCCATTGGCATAAATTCCATGGGCCTGGTCTAGCCACAGCAAGGGAGAGCTCTGCTTCCAGCTTGTCTAACAACACTCCTCTAAGCATTTGGAAGGAAACTGTTTTAGCTTGAGGATAAAATAATTCTCAAAGGAGAGTAGTATCTCACTGCAGGCCCATAGCCTGTTGAAGGGGTGCCCAATCTGTCATACTCTACATGATTGGTCTAAATAACCAAATTGCAATAGTGACCAGAAATGTTTCTCTGTTTCCAACTGGCAAGAAGATTGTGTTTGTCCCATTCAGACAATCTTCTAGTGGTGATACATGCCTCTGGGGTGCACTACTGTAACCTGTTCTACTGTGAGACTCATGTGGGACCTCAGAAAGGTGCAGTGCAGTTGCCCATATCCTGAGTGAAATAGATACGTGAGAACCAATTACACTCACGCTCTACACAAGCTCCCATGCAGTCCCAGATCATTTTTAAGGCCTTGGTTGTCCTCAAATCCCTCTGTGACCTTCAGTATGTTTTGGGGAGCACCTTTCTCAGCAGCCTATGAAGTATACAATGCAGATGATGCAATTGGCATAGTCCAGTTTAGCGTTCTCAGGAGTCAGGTAATGGAATCCTGCCTGTGGAATTCTTTCACAGGAGAGCAGGTTGAGTTTATATcttattttaaaacacagtgcACGGCATGTCTCTTTGCAGAGGTTTTCTCTCAATAGAAGCAGACACAAATGTCCAGGGAATTTACTTCCTTCCCCTAGATCTCCTATGAAGAtttatagtatcagggggtagccgtgttagtctacatccacaaaaacaacaaggagtctggtggcaccttaaagactaacagatttatttgggcataagctttcgtgggtaaaaccctcacttcttcagatgcatctgaaagcttatgcccaaataaatctgttagactttaaggtgacaccagactccttgttgtttttatgaagATTAATGGAATTAAGACTCCTTCGAGGAAGGAGCAGCAGGAAGTTGCTGGTAACTTGGGCAACGCTAAGGCACTTTTCATAGTTGGTGTCTAGATACCCTGCTGTTAGGCTTAGTAGAATTATGTaggttctcaatttttttctagGGTGCACCATGTGTTAAATATCTCTTGGGCTACCCCTCCCATTTACAGTCACACACAACCTTTCCTCCTGTTTGTAATTGCAGAAACATCCATGTGACAATTAAAGCTGTTGCTATTGGCTGACTAGCTGTTGCTACCACCCATTATTATTCTAAAGaattaggccaggtctatactacatAGCTATAGCAGTATAACTGCTGTTACTCAGATGTTTGAAAAATCCATACTCctaagtgacatagttatactgacctaaccctcTGTGTAGTCAGctctatgttgacaggagagcttcttctgttgacatagctaccacctctggcaaaggtggattaactatgctgatgagACAAGCTTTCCTGTCAgtgtagtagtgtcttcactaaagcgctacagcagtgcaactgTAGTGCACTGCAGTTGTGCAACTGTACaagaagacaagcccttagtctaaaTTTCAGTATGTCTTGGGATCGTCATCGGTTCAGTAACATCTTTTACAGCGCATTCGTTAATGCAGTTTAGTAACATTGAAGGTCAAAATCAAAGTaatgaaatgatttttaatgaatctgccCCGTATCTACCACTTACAGCTAAGGTGGCCATACGTGGCCTGTGCAATTCCATGACACAGCTGGCTTGATCCTTAATACAGAATAGTAGGCTGTGATCAATGGGAAACGGGCTTGGGAACATTAGGGGGAATTAATGTGTTCCTTTACAATTCTTCCTGACtcctttttttctgatttttcttagGAACTAAATGCTCTCCTTTAATATGTGCTGCTTCATTTCATACCAGTTCTGCTTTCTACACCAAAGAAGATTACTACCAGATTTTGGGAGTGCCTCGAAATGCCCCCCAGAAGGAGATCAAGAAAGCCTATTACCAGGCATGTATAcctaagaaaaacaaacaaatggtgtCTCTTGGAATTCAAACTCACCATTGTGATGATGGGAGATGGAATTATGACCCATTTATCTTATTCTGATCTGTAATGCACGTGAATCAAAATTCCAAAAGGAACTCTTATGCTAAAGACAAcatggcagggtgggggcaggaggttgTCAAAGGAACATAAATGTAGCGGAGCAGATTCAGAAGAATGGTCTatctcaggggtctcaaactcaaatgaccacgagggccacatgaggactagtgcattggcccgagggctgcatcacaTTCACTGACACCCCTCCTCCTTGCTTCCCTGGTCCGCCCCCATGCCACTCCTTctatgaggccccacccctgtcccgtctcttctccacctcctcctccaagcggttttaataaaatatatacactcagtaatgcccccccactgcactgggctgcaccaccactccacccctgctcttactctttcaggggtggcaggtttgtagaaattttggtggtgcccagaacctgcccccccaaactccgcccccacctgcataaggctctgggagggagtttggatgggggaggaggtctggggtgcaggctctgggatggagtttgggtgctgggtgcaggctccgggctgggtcagggggtggggggtgcaggctctgggatggagtttagggataggatggggtgagggggttGGGACATTGGAgtggctcaggactagggcaggggaACGGCAGCCTGCCCTGGTCCTAGTgaaggggggcactaggaccctgcggcagcaggtgatgccggaagctggcagagcagagtggagctgcaggctctggggggcagtgaggggacagcAACTGAGCCCGGGGGACATTcgggggaggtgcgtgggggTGGCAagaggggccaggggagagacccggccccaaacattggggagcagggagcttagctgccacataaaataacttggggggggggatggggggacaggggtaaggggagtTTGGCAGTGACAGCAAGTAACTGGGGCAGGGTGCGGGGAGCTTGGTGGACCACATGTTTGAAACCCCTGGTCTATCTAGTCCTGTGCTGTCTTGGGCAGTAGCCAATGCCAACTGTTTCAGAGGAGGGCAAAAAGCTGTAAAACTCTTAGACATTTGTGAAATACTGTATGAATTTTTTTGGCTGATTGGCAGGAGGGAAGAGTCCTTTCTTGgactgttaaaataaataaacatggcTTCCCCCCACCTATTAGAAAGGTTCTGGAAGCAAATTTTCAGTGTTAGCGGAGTAAGATCATAACTGCCATTGATCTGACATTATCGCATATGTCCAGGACCTTCTTGGAGAAAAAGGGTGTTCTCACCTGTATGTACGAGATAGCTGATCCGTCCACACCGATGCTTATGTGGAAAAGCTTTGCAGTACCATTTGGGAGAGGCTTTAATACCAATATAACAGGAAACTGCTTTTTTATGTCCCTTATATGGGAATGATATGGAGAGAGAATTACTTAGGAAATGCTTTTGGTCTCCTCTGAATGTAAATGTTGAATGCTAGGGTCTGGCtaaatttttttcccctgacatGGAAGGTATACTAAGTAGCAGTGCTAACAGTGTTCTTATCTCCCTCCTTTTTCTAATCATTCTTTTGCTTAGCTTGCCAAGAAATACCATCCCGACACAAATAAGGATGACCCAAAAGCTAAGGAGAAGTTCTCTCAGCTGGCAGAAGCCTATGAGGTAATGTGACTGATGTGTATTCAGTTACCCACTATGGTAGGAAGGGAACAACAGAACTACAGCCTAGAAAAATTATACCTCCCCTCATCTCAGCATTTCTGTAAAAGAGCTGCTTTACTTCATTGGTAACAAAGTATTGTTTTCTAGACCTGAGTATGTATGTGCCAAAAATGATTTGGATATTCTTCAGTAAATGAACTAGCCAGAATACCTGACTGATTTATTCTAGGCATTTTTTTGGGGGCCACTCATGGGCCATTGTGCTGTTCCTCAATACAAAATAGACTGGTTGAAAAGCTGGGTACTGGAGTGGACCTGTTAGTTAATAGAAGGACATCAAAGTGGCATCAATAATTGGCCTTTTGAGGATGGGGGATTAGTAGaatcctgctcccttcccccaagtttACTCATCTTGACTGTCAGGCTTATTTAATTTGCTAGCTCCCATCCCACTAGTCTTTCACACTACAGGGTAAGAGATAATTGAAAGTCACTTTTGCTTACCTTCAAATAGTATAGAAACCCAGAGCTCCTGATCTCTCTGCCTATAACTAATGTACTTATTTGGAAGCATCACAAGCTTATGAGCTTAACTGTGCCATCCAATATGCATGAGAGAAACAGAATGCTTTTCTTCCATGGTGTTCATTTCACCTTTTGGTATTATTGAAGGTATCTAGCTGTCCTAATACAAAGGAATTGAAGTTGGGATTCTGTAGTAGTTTCTAGTATTTTGCTGGTGATGGATGTAAACTCTGATTCACCTTGGAATGAGCAGATGTCTGAATACTTTGATCTAGTGGCAGCCAGGCTGCTCCAGTTCTGTACTGTGAGAGAGTCCTGATGGTACTGTGCTTTCCTCCCCCATAGGTGTTAAGTGATGAAGTGAAGAGAAAACAATATGATACTTATGGTACAGCTGGCTTTGACACTGGGTCAGCGGGTGCTGGACGTCAGTAttggggtggtggtcccaccatTGACCCAGAGGAACTTTTCAGGAAAATCTTTGGGGAGTTTTCAGGATCCCCTTTTGGAGATTTTCAGGGTGTCTTTGACCAGCCACAGGAGGTAAGGATAATACATGTATACATTGTGTTGCAAAGACCTCTGGGGGTATATAATGAAGATGTTAGTGCTTCCTAAACTGAAATTTGCTAATGTCTGAGTATAGATGGTTAATAAGTCAGGTGGGTCCCTTCCTTCTCCAGTACTGTGTCTTTTAGCATTTTAAATGATGTTCCAATCACAGTCTGAGTGGAGACCACTGGGGCTCTTAATTACAGCTATTTCAGTTTAGTGTCAGCCAATCAGCATATAGATTACAGCTGGGATTCCATTTCTTTCTCTTATCTAGTACATCATGGAGCTGACATTCAATCAAGCTGCAAAAGGTGTTAACAAGGAGATTGTTGTGAATATCAATGACTCTTGTCAGCGGTGTGATGGCAAGGGGCATGAGCCTGGTACTAAAGTGCAGCACTGTCACTACTGCAATGGCACTGGCATGGTAAGTGCTGTTTTAGAGTGTAACCCCGGTTTTCTAATGTTCTTTGACATTCTTATTTCAGGACAGGTTAGTTTTTTTCCTTACTCAAAAATGCCTTAAATCATCAGTAAATAAGGAGGTGATTAAATGTAGGCTTTGATTTCAATTTCTGTGTTTCTAAAGGTGTGCTGCTAGAAAGGGCCAGCTCACCAGCCTTGGAGAGCCAGAAACAGATCCACAGAACAGAGGCCACTAGGGGAAGGCTTGcattgccactgcccatgctgtttCTCTGTGTGCTTCAATCCTTGAGAGATCACCTATAGGGTTGAtagggtagttcagtctccaggatTTTTTCTAAGATTTGAAACAACTGGACCAAGTAGAAAGTCTGATGTAGATATTTGTCCTTATGACTGAGACCTAAGTACTACTTTTCCACAGagaccagtaacaaatgtgaacaacTTTTGGTCTCTCTGCACAGAAGCCAGCCCGTGTTCTGCAAGTACTCTAAGAAACTCATTCATTGCTTTATTTATTAATGGTGATCTCCAAAGaaaaaactggagaaattgtGATGAGGATTAAATATACTCCAGTCAATTGAATTTTATTCCTAACCAATTCTTGCTTTTTTCTCCGAAACTTAAAATAGCCatgtgacagggtgctggatgCTATCTAGTCACCTAGTAAACAAGGTGTTAAGTCCTGCTcagtttttccccctcttcttgcAAAATGTTCAGGGGAAGGAATATTATTAATTTACTGCTTGGgaaactgggaggagaggggaggtgggggaaccATCCATTTGGAAAGGCTGAGTTTCACACCGAGGGGTCATAAAACTGAATTGATCCCCAACCTGGGGGCAGTTTTTTGTtcttggtttttgaatgttatctTGTGTTATAAACCTGGTCTTTTGAGACCTTGTTGACTCTAGTTTTTTTTATGCTGAATCATTTCTGTAGTTTACAACAAGCTGGATTCAAACGTTTCCTTTACATTTTGAGGCACTGTTCATCTGTATAGTCTGCCACATTTATGTATTCAGTGTTAGTCTCTCCATGATGAAATCATATTTAGGGCTTTATTGCAGATTGGCATTCTCTGCCTTCTCATTACAAGGGTGAGGTTTGGTAGGAGAATTACAGAGATTTGGGCTTATTTGTGAAACAGATTTTTAAGACTGTGTGGAGATACACATTGTGTGTCTTGGATTGGAATTAGGTGGTTGAGATGCATATGGTCTTCCTAGCTCCTGTTACTGAATTGCAGCTGAATTCTTGAAGTGAAAACTCTCCAGGCTCTTGCAGTCAGAGAGTTCTAGTGAAATAAAATGCAACCTTTCCACATAACTCTGCTTTGTATCCTAAACTGCACCTTTTAATAGGTTATTGAGGTTGTGCATGAATGATATTGGAAAGAGGTCACAGTTAAGAAGCTTAGGACTTCTGTTATCACAAAGCTTCTGACTGACCAGAGATCTCTATCCACTTTAAGCTGATAAGAGTAGTGGTTTCTTTCACTGAATAAGAGTTTTTGGGTAtgcttctccattgccttgcatctTGGGTAGTGATTTTATGCCTGTGTATTGAGCGTCTGAAAGGGTACCAGTTCAGAATGGAGAGTTTTGCACCCACTCTTCACAGGTGTACGTTACTCCAGAAGGTGCAAaacagtagagaatcaggccttcagaTAGCAAGGGCTTCTCTTCCCCAATCTTTTCTCAAGATTTCCTTCGTTCACCCACTTTCTCTGACACCCGGATGTTGATACTGACAGCATGAGCTCCTTCAGCTGGCAATCTGGAAACAAAAGGAGACTGACATTTCTTGGTGGGTTAGACCTGGTTGAGGCACCTAATCTAGCTCCTCAGGCCATATTTTGACCCACCACTGTTACCCATATCCCACAGTAATGTAGAATACATTTCCTTGGAGCAGGTCATACTGTGCATGTGTTGGACCATTGACTTAACAGGGATTGGATTTGTCATTGGGGATGTTTTACAGAAATTAGTAATACTTGTACACTATCAAAGGATTCCTCTAATCCCCCCTCTTTCTTTTTTTGCTAGGAGACAATAAACACAGGCCCTTTTGTGATGCGTTCTACATGCCGGCGATGTGGAGGCCGTGGTTCTGTTATGACAACACCGTGTGTGTTGTGTCGCGGCTCAGGGCAAACCAAACAGAAGAAGAATGTGATGGTCCCTGTACCAGCAGGTCAATTTCTGTATTTACATGCCA encodes:
- the DNAJA3 gene encoding dnaJ homolog subfamily A member 3, mitochondrial isoform X1, encoding MAARCSSRWLSAVAGRSRGLGGDTRLLVVWLGRRLSAAPAAFPPRAGSGSRFLTLNGGLSPAGTKCSPLICAASFHTSSAFYTKEDYYQILGVPRNAPQKEIKKAYYQLAKKYHPDTNKDDPKAKEKFSQLAEAYEVLSDEVKRKQYDTYGTAGFDTGSAGAGRQYWGGGPTIDPEELFRKIFGEFSGSPFGDFQGVFDQPQEYIMELTFNQAAKGVNKEIVVNINDSCQRCDGKGHEPGTKVQHCHYCNGTGMETINTGPFVMRSTCRRCGGRGSVMTTPCVLCRGSGQTKQKKNVMVPVPAGVEDGQTVRMPVGKREIFITFRVQKSPVFRRDGADVHSDLFISIAQAVLGGTARTQGLYETINITIPPGIQAEQRIRMSGKGISRVNSYGYGDHYIHIKIRVPKRLTDRQRALMMSYAEDETDVEGTVNGVTNTSAGGKATDSSEAGEDRPEAEAGENKEGFLTKLKKMFSS
- the DNAJA3 gene encoding dnaJ homolog subfamily A member 3, mitochondrial isoform X2; this translates as MAARCSSRWLSAVAGRSRGLGGDTRLLVVWLGRRLSAAPAAFPPRAGSGSRFLTLNGGLSPAGTKCSPLICAASFHTSSAFYTKEDYYQILGVPRNAPQKEIKKAYYQLAKKYHPDTNKDDPKAKEKFSQLAEAYEVLSDEVKRKQYDTYGTAGFDTGSAGAGRQYWGGGPTIDPEELFRKIFGEFSGSPFGDFQGVFDQPQEYIMELTFNQAAKGVNKEIVVNINDSCQRCDGKGHEPGTKVQHCHYCNGTGMETINTGPFVMRSTCRRCGGRGSVMTTPCVLCRGSGQTKQKKNVMVPVPAGVEDGQTVRMPVGKREIFITFRVQKSPVFRRDGADVHSDLFISIAQAVLGGTARTQGLYETINITIPPGIQAEQRIRMSGKGISRVNSYGYGDHYIHIKIRVPKRLTDRQRALMMSYAEDETDVEGTVNGVTNTSAGKRSTGN
- the DNAJA3 gene encoding dnaJ homolog subfamily A member 3, mitochondrial isoform X3, which gives rise to MAARCSSRWLSAVAGRSRGLGGDTRLLVVWLGRRLSAAPAAFPPRAGSGSRFLTLNGGLSPAGTKCSPLICAASFHTSSAFYTKEDYYQILGVPRNAPQKEIKKAYYQLAKKYHPDTNKDDPKAKEKFSQLAEAYEYIMELTFNQAAKGVNKEIVVNINDSCQRCDGKGHEPGTKVQHCHYCNGTGMETINTGPFVMRSTCRRCGGRGSVMTTPCVLCRGSGQTKQKKNVMVPVPAGVEDGQTVRMPVGKREIFITFRVQKSPVFRRDGADVHSDLFISIAQAVLGGTARTQGLYETINITIPPGIQAEQRIRMSGKGISRVNSYGYGDHYIHIKIRVPKRLTDRQRALMMSYAEDETDVEGTVNGVTNTSAGGKATDSSEAGEDRPEAEAGENKEGFLTKLKKMFSS